The Actinomycetota bacterium genome has a window encoding:
- a CDS encoding DUF3604 domain-containing protein, with protein MERRGFLKALAVLTGGLAMRPSLASTLGGLSDATGASRLSRLGGSLIVVHTDLHNHSLISGDAQGTPGRALHQIRAAGIDVACMTEHAVSGKNHGEVTCSDWHEGDCRFVTGINESDWRAMAAIADSAYEPGSFVSFRGFEYSTPTVGHINVWFGKDFTDPAHEGALVTAREISEMDRVFPPLQPITDQFESAPDTALITPFYDWLSSEPGSLPFGGGNDALASFNHPGYFGNFGAFTYHAGAAQHIVLMEAFNPINSDPDYFWYGADKGLPNPFNACLNAGWRVGFTGVSDEHSGTYGQLGKGRGGLWVDEVSREGVRRAIQSKRSFATVEAALRLDATANGVPMGSSLPSGSDPVSIALDIDRGPDWAGKSLLVEVVGPGSDGPRLLDVIPVTVPSGDLPVTFTAQPNGAWMFLRIIDPERPNHPLARAPFDNGGACAYASPWFFGTA; from the coding sequence ATGGAGCGACGCGGATTTCTGAAGGCGCTCGCCGTGCTGACCGGTGGGTTGGCGATGCGCCCGTCTCTTGCATCGACCCTTGGCGGACTTTCGGACGCGACCGGCGCATCCCGCCTATCGCGGCTCGGTGGATCCCTCATCGTCGTGCACACGGACCTGCACAACCACAGTCTCATCTCCGGCGACGCGCAGGGAACCCCTGGGCGCGCGCTGCATCAGATCCGCGCGGCCGGCATCGACGTCGCGTGTATGACCGAACACGCGGTCTCGGGCAAGAACCACGGCGAGGTCACCTGTTCCGACTGGCACGAGGGCGACTGTCGCTTCGTCACGGGCATCAATGAGAGCGATTGGCGAGCGATGGCCGCAATCGCCGACAGCGCGTATGAGCCCGGCTCCTTCGTTTCGTTCCGCGGGTTCGAATACAGCACGCCGACCGTCGGTCACATCAATGTTTGGTTCGGCAAGGACTTCACTGATCCCGCGCACGAGGGCGCGCTCGTCACCGCACGCGAGATCTCGGAGATGGATCGGGTGTTCCCACCGTTGCAGCCCATCACCGACCAGTTTGAGAGCGCGCCCGACACCGCTCTGATCACGCCGTTCTATGACTGGCTATCCTCGGAGCCGGGGAGCCTGCCGTTCGGGGGCGGGAACGATGCACTCGCGAGCTTCAATCACCCTGGGTACTTCGGCAACTTCGGGGCGTTCACATATCACGCGGGCGCCGCGCAACACATCGTCTTGATGGAGGCCTTCAACCCGATCAACAGTGATCCGGATTACTTCTGGTACGGCGCCGACAAGGGGTTGCCGAATCCCTTCAACGCCTGCCTCAACGCCGGGTGGCGCGTGGGATTCACCGGCGTCAGCGACGAGCACTCCGGGACCTACGGCCAACTCGGGAAGGGCCGCGGAGGACTGTGGGTCGACGAGGTCAGCCGCGAAGGGGTGCGGCGTGCCATTCAGTCCAAGCGCAGCTTCGCGACCGTCGAGGCCGCGCTGCGGCTCGACGCCACCGCGAACGGCGTACCGATGGGCTCCTCGTTGCCTTCGGGATCGGACCCGGTCAGCATCGCGCTCGACATCGATCGGGGGCCCGACTGGGCCGGCAAGTCGCTGTTGGTGGAGGTCGTTGGTCCCGGGAGTGACGGACCGCGCCTGTTGGACGTGATTCCGGTCACCGTCCCGTCCGGTGACCTGCCGGTCACGTTCACGGCGCAGCCGAACGGCGCGTGGATGTTCCTTCGGATCATCGATCCGGAGCGCCCCAACCATCCTCTTGCGCGTGCGCCCTTCGACAACGGGGGCGCGTGCGCGTACGCGAGCCCATGGTTCTTCGGAACGGCCTAG
- a CDS encoding helix-turn-helix domain-containing protein, with translation MPRTGYTTVDDLLTTGQAAKLLGTSRQHVVDLCTSGRLSYQKVGAHRRVSRRAVEAIQERSLELSPDQERSLWLHRAVAGKLALNPSRVLGQARRNLGRLREVHTRGRVQAQFDAWQTLLDGPLTSLMDFLVSKSPSALELRQNSPFAGVLSQTERCKALEAFHQATRAA, from the coding sequence ATGCCTCGCACTGGATACACCACGGTTGACGACCTGCTGACAACCGGGCAGGCGGCCAAGCTGCTGGGGACGTCTCGGCAGCACGTCGTCGATCTCTGCACCAGCGGGCGGCTGAGCTATCAGAAGGTGGGGGCGCATCGTCGGGTTTCGCGCCGCGCTGTAGAAGCAATCCAGGAACGGTCGCTGGAACTGTCGCCTGATCAGGAGCGGAGCTTGTGGCTACACCGCGCAGTTGCGGGGAAACTCGCGCTCAATCCGTCACGGGTGCTCGGCCAGGCGCGACGAAATCTAGGGCGCCTTCGTGAGGTGCATACCCGGGGTCGCGTGCAAGCCCAATTCGACGCGTGGCAAACGTTGCTGGACGGACCGCTCACCTCCCTCATGGATTTCCTCGTTTCGAAATCACCGAGCGCTTTGGAGCTGCGGCAGAACAGCCCGTTCGCCGGAGTGCTGTCCCAGACTGAGAGGTGCAAGGCGCTGGAGGCCTTCCACCAGGCGACGCGGGCCGCCTAG